The genomic DNA CGGGCATCGGCATGACCCGCGACGAGCTGATGCAGAACATCGGCACCATCGCCCACTCGGGCACGGCGGAGCTGGCCAGGCTGGCCGAAGAGGGCAAGGAATCGCTCGATTCGCTCATCGGCCGGTTCGGCGTGGGCTTCTATTCCGTGTACATGGTCGCCGACGAGGTCACCGTGACCACCAAGTCGTTCGACTCCGAGGCCAAGGCCGTGTCCTGGACCTCCGACGGCCGCACCGACTACAAGTTGCAGGACTTGGACGAGGACCGTCCCCACGGCACCGAGATCACCCTTCGACTGAAGGATGACGAAGCCTCGCAGTTCACCAATGAGGCGCACCTCAAGCAGATCGTCAAGAAGCACTCCAACTTCATCAATTTCCCCATTTACGTGGGCGACGAGCGGGTCAACACCATCCAGGCCCTGTGGCGCGAGCCCAAGTTCCAGATCAAGTCGGAGCAGTACGCGGAGTTCTACAAGTTTCTGACTTTCGACTCCGAGGACCCCTTCGACACCTTGCATACTTCGGTTGACGCGCCCGTGCAGTTCAACGCCCTCATGTTCATTCCCAAGGACGGCGGCGACCCGTTCGGCCTGGGCCGCGAGAACCGGGGCCTGGACCTGTATGTGCGCCGGGTGCTCATCGAGAAGCAGAACAAGGACCTGCTCCCCGAGTACCTGGGCTTCGTCAAGGGCGTGGTCGACACCGAGGACCTGCCGTTGAACATCTCGCGCGAGACCCTGCAGGACAACCTGCTCATGCGCAAGATCAGCTCCACCCTGGTCAAGCAGGTGCTCGATCATCTGACCAAGATGGCCAAGGACGACGCCGACCGCTATGCCGAGTTCTGGCGCGCCCACGGCGAGCTGTTCAAGGCTGGCTACATGGATTTCCTGAACAAGGACAAGTTCGCCGGACTGGTCCGCTTCAACTCCTCGTCTCTGGACGACGACAAGGCACTGACCTCGCTGGCCGACTATATCTCCCGGGCCAAGGAGGAGCAGAAGGAAATCTACTACGCTTACGGCCCGAGCCGCCAGGCCCTGAGCCTTTCCCCGCACCTCGAAGTGTTCCGGCGCAAGCATCTGGAGGTCCTGTACCTCTATGAGCCCATCGACGAATTCGTCATGGACGCCCTGCGCGAGTACGAGGGATACACCCTGGTCTCGGCCGAGCACGCGGACATGGCCAAGCTCGACAAGTTCGAGTCGGTGGAGAAGGAGGACAAGCCCGAACCGCTGTCCGACGAGCAGAAGAGCGAGCTGGACAAGCTGCTCGCGCGCATGAAGGAGGCGCTCGGCGACGCCGTGACCGAGGTCAAGGCGTCCACGAGGCTGTCCGAGTCCCCGGTCTGCCTGGCCAACCCGGACGGCAACGTGACCTCGTCCATGGACAAGATCATGCGGGTCATGAGCAAGGACACCTCCATTCCCAAGAAGATTCTGGAGGTCAATCCGGACCATCCGCTGGTGCGCAACATGCTCGCCATCATGGAGCGGGACGAGAGTGACCCGTTCATCGAGCAGGCCGCCAACCAGCTCTTCGAATCGGCCCTGCTCCTGGAAGGCTACCTGACCGACCCCCACGCCCTGGTGGGCCGCGTCCAGGATCTGCTGACCAAGTCGAGCGGCTGGTACGTGGCTTCCGGCAAGTAGCCTCGTCGAAACGACTGAATAATGAAACGGCCCCGGACATGTCCGGGGCCGTTTTTTGTGCTTCAGGGAAAGCCGGGGCCGCGCAGATTATAACGGCGCGCAGCCTGCGGGCGTGTTAGGTTTGAGGCGATAGTCGATTCCATACCCTGACCACGCCCGCCCTTTCAGGCCGGGCGCGAACCTCCTTACGGGGAGCGGTCGGCTCAATCGACGCCGGGCCGGCCGTTCCCGCCTCCGAAGTCTAGTAACCCATCCCCAGCAGTTTGCGGCACAGTTCCGTGGCGTAATGGTCGGTCATGCCGGAGACATAGTCCACGATGGCCATCATGACGCGGTACTGGCAGAGCTTGTCGTCCTTGGGAATGGCGTCGATGATTTCGTCGCCGAGGATGGTCTTGATCTTCTTGTTGGCGGGTGAAAGTTCAGGATCACAGAATCCGTCCACGTCGACCATGGCCTGGTCGAGGAGCCTGCCCAGGGCGTTTTGGGCGCCCAGTTCGAGGATGGCCTTCCGGCGCGAGAAGAATATCTTGCCCGAGATGTTGTCGTAGACGTCGTGGATGCGGCGGCAAATGCCGTTTTCCGATTTTTCCATCAGGCTGGATTTCTTGTCGAAGCTGCCGGTCATGATGTCGTCGTAGTGCGTCTGGAAAATGGCGGCTGCCTCATCGGTCGCGGCGGAGATGAGTTTGGCCCGCAACAGGCTGTTGCGCTGCCGGAAGTGCGCCTTCCACACCCAGTCGTACCGCTCTCCCGGAGCGGTCGCGAGGTCCAGGTATTCCGCAAAGGATTCGAACATGAACCAGTCGTCCAGGATGTCCAGTTCCGTGGCGTCCTCGATGTCGATAATGCGGTAACAGATGTCGTCGGCGGCCTCGGTCAGGTAGGCCAGGGGCGGCCGGGACCACCTGTTGTCCAGGGGAATGAGCCCGAGGGCGCCGGCCACCTTTTCCATGGCGTCGGCCTCGGTCTGGAAATAGCTGAACTTGTCCTTTTCGGCGGCCAGGGATGACCACGGATATTTGAGCAGGGCGCCCAGGACCGCATGGGTGGGGCTTATGCCGGACTGGTGGAAGCCCGTGGACAGGAGCACGCGCACCGCCATGGCGTTGCCGTCGAATCGGGTGAAGTCCGATAGGCATTCTTCCGGGAGGTTCCCGAAATCGTCTTTTCTGCCCTTGAACCAGTCCTTGATGGCCTCCTCGCCGCTGTGCCCGAAGGGCGGGTTGCCGATGTCGTGGGCCAGACAGGCGGCCTGCACGGCCTCGCCCACGTCGCGTGGCTCCAGCCCGTCGGGCAGCTCTCCGCGTTTCTCAAGGAACGCGCCTGCCAGCTCGCCCAGGGTTTTGCCCACCGAGGCCACTTCCAGGCTGTGGGTCAGCCGGGAGTGGATATGGTCGTTCTCGTTCAGGGGGTGGACCTGGGTTTTGCGGGCCAGCCGCCGGAAGTGGTCGCTGAACAGGATGCGGTCGACATCGCGTTGAAAGGGGCTGCGGCTGCCCTTGTTGTCGCTTTTGTAACCGTAGCGGGTCGTGTCGAGCAGCTTGTTCCAGTCCATTCGGGTTTCTGGGCCCATGGTCGTTCCTCCGGGAGGCTTGAGGCGTTTTTTGACGAACGTTCTTTACTCATCAGATTATCCCGGGGCGGTCAACCTCCCGGACTCACGGAAAAAAGCGCGGGGCCGGGGCAGGGTTTATCCCAGCCCCGGCCCCGCGAGCCGGTCGGCTGAAATTTAGAGCGTCGGGTCCATTGCCGAGGTCAGCAGCCTGGCGATGTCCATGACGTCGGGCTTGTATTGGCCGGAGTTCACTTCGGCCTTGAGCCGGGCGATCTTGCTGGCGCGCTCTTCGGCGGTGTCCCGGTGGCGGCCGGAGCACACTTCGTCGAATTCATCGAGCACGTGCTCGGTCTCCATTTTGCCCGCGGACAGTCCGCGGCGGTTTTCATAACCCTTCATTAACCCCTCCCTGGGTTATTGAAGTCAGCGGGAAGGGCGGCTCGGCGTCCTCCCCCGGTGTTTCCCCCATCCGTTGCGTCAGCCCCGGCCGCGTCCCTGCGCCCGATGCCCTGCACAACCGTGCGGATGCGTTCTCCGCGCAACCGGACCGGGCGCACGGAGTTGCTACTCTTATCGGACGCCGGACGCGAATGCTTAGGGGGGCTGGCCGGATTTGCGATATTGGCATTGATGTCCGGTTTCGACGTGCCGGATTCGGCGGCAGGGTGAACACTGGGGTCTGGCTCTACGAGGCATTCCGGGCGGTTGCGGACGGGCCGGGACTTCCGGGAGATCATGCCCGGCGCGTCCGACGTGTCGTCGGGCGCGGTGTCCCGCCCTTCTCCGCGCCGTCCGATCGTCACCCGTTCGCCATGACGCTTCAAATGGCGTCGGGCATGTTGCTTCTAGACTTTCTCGTGAAAACTGGTCATGATTCAGATAACCGGATGCACATATAACGGAGGCTCAAAATGAAATTGATTCGCTGATTCCCGGCCACGGATGCCACGGCGTAAAAAGCCCAGGAATCAACTTCAACCACCGGACGGGGGATTATGGCCCAGAAGCAGTTTGTCCTCGATACCAACGTCCTCATTGAAAATCCCAAAAGCATCGTCGCTCTGAGAAACGGGGCGGAAAACCAGATATACATTCCCTACACCGTCCTTGGCGAGTTGGACGGACTGAAAAAAGACCCGCGCATCGGCCACATCGTCTCCCAGGCGGTGCGGGCCATCCTCGAAGACGAAGCCGTCAACATCTTCCCCCCGGATTTTGCCGAGACCCTCACGGACCCCGTGATGGACGATCGCATTCTCAAGGAAATCCTGCATGTGGGGCCGGAAGACGCCACGCTCATCACCAACGACCGCATCCTTCAGATCAAGGCCAAGTGTTACGGCATTCCCTCCGAGGAGTACCGCGACTCCGACCCGTTTCGTTCCGAGTCACAGCGGTACACCGGGTTCGTGGAGGACGGAGAGGAGCCGGTACGCAACTGTTTTCGATGGGAGAGAGGCACCCCGGTCTTCTACGGCCCGGAAGGTGCCAGGGAGATCAGCTATACGCATGAGATATGGGGAGTGAGGCCGCGCAGCGTGTACCAGAACCTGGCGCTCGAACTGATGCTTTGCGAGGGCATCGACCTGGTCTCCATCCAGTCCGAGGCGGGCTATGGAAAGACTTTCCTCTCCCTGGCCGCCGCCCTGTACCTGATGCTTGAGCGCAAGGACAATCCCTACCGCAAGATATACCTGGTCAAGCCGGTGGTGGAGATCGGGGCCAAGATGGGCTACCTGCCCGGCGATATCGAAGAGAAGATGCTGCCGTACATCAAGTACATCCAGGACCTGCTCATCAAGCTGCACGACATTCGGCCGTGCAACCGCATCTGGCTCGATCCGCAGGGCGATTCGTTCAAGTTCAACCCCAAGAAGCTGGAGGTCCAGCCCGTGGCCTTCCTGCGCGGCATGAACATCGAGAACGCCGTGGTCATCGTGGACGAGATGCAAAACCTGTCGCGCGGCGAGACCCGCGCCCTGCTGACCCGCATGGGCGAAGGGGTGAAGTGCATCTGTCTGGGCGACACCCGGCAGGTGGACAACCCGTACCTCAACGAGGCCAACAACGGCCTCAACTGGACAGTCCGCAAGCTCAAGGGGTACAAGAACTATGCACACATGGTTCTCAAGGGCGATCGTTCACGAGGCCCCATCACGGACATTGTGCTGAAATCGAAACTGTAACCGGCCGTCCGGAGCGGCGTTCCGCCCGGCGGACCCGACGGGAGCTTTCATGCACAGGAGGCGGACAGCCCTCCCGCTGCTTGCGGGAATCCTTTTCCTTTGCATCGCGTTGCCCGGCCTCTCGCCGTTTTCGGTCGAGGCTCGGGCCGGGGATGTGGAGATGCTCGCGCCCATGCAAACCGCGGCCTTTCCGTCGCTGGAATCGGCTATCCGCATCAAGGGCCCGCTCCGTTTCTGCGGCGAGTTCGTGCCTCTGCATCTGCCTGAGGTGCGCGAGCGGCTGGAGAAGGAACTCCTGCTCATGCTCTGGGACCGCGCCCAGGTCATCCTCTGGCTCAAGCGCACGGGCCGCTATTTCCCGCATATCGAGACCGTGCTCCGGGCCGGAAACATGCCCGACGACCTCAAGTTCATCGCGGTCATCGAGTCCGCGCTGAAGCCGGGGGCGGGGTCCCATCGGGGCGCGCGCGGGGTGTGGCAGTTCATTCCCTCCACGGCGGTCAATTACGGCCTGACCGTGGATCGGTTCATCGACGAGCGGCGCAATTTCTTCTTCGCCACCCGGGCCGCCATGGCCTATTTCAAGGACCTGCACGGGCAGTTCGGCTCCTGGACCCTGGCCTGCGCGGCCTACAACATGGGCGAACAGGGGCTGGAGCGGCGGATCGAGAAACAGGAGGTCGACGACTACTACCGCCTCCATCTGCCTGTGGAAACCCAGCGTTACGTGCTTCGGGCCATCGCGGCCAAGCTTCTCTTGTCCGATCCGTCCCGATACGGCTTCGACCTGCATCCCGAGGATTATTACACTCCCCGCAGGTTCGACCGGGTCAAGCTGCGAACCAAGCACCCCGCGCCCCTGACCCTGGTGGCCAAGGCCGCCGGGACCTACTACAAGCTTATCCGCGACCTCAATCCGCAGTTCCTGGGCGAGGCCGTCCCTTCCGGCCAGCATGTCCTTTTTTTGCCCGAGGGATCGGCCAGGGAGTTTGCCGAGCGGTATCACCCGCTCATGGCCAAATACCGCGAGACCCTCAAGCCCGGGACCTACGTGGTCCAGCAGGGCGATTCCCTGACCGGCATCGCCCGGCAGCACGGTATGAGCCTTGCCCAACTGTGCAGGCTGAACAAGCTCGGCAGACGGGCGACCATCCATCCCGGCCAGAAACTGCTCGTCCGCTGAAAAGGAAGAGCTTGGCGCGTCCGCACAACGGCAGCGACCCTCTTTCGGCCCTCCAAACACAAAGACCAAAACAAAGGCCCCGATTATCGGGGCCTTTGTTCTGTGCGGAATCGAAAACCGTTACATCCGGGCAAGAGCCTCTTCGGGCGTGATGGATTCGATGTCGAGGGCCGCGCCGACAGCGGGGCAGGTCAGCTTGCCGTCCCAGGTGTTCAGGCCGAGGGCCAGGCCCGAGTCGTCCTTGAGGGCGTCCACGCCCTTGGCGGCCAGGCGCAGGGCGTAGGGAGCGGTCTGGTTGACCAGGGCGAAAGTGGAGGTGCGGGGCACCGCGCCGGGCATGTTGGCCACGCCGTAGTGGACCACGCCGTCGATGACGTAGGTCGGGTTGTCGTGGGTGGTGGCGTGGGTGGTCTCGATGCAGCCGCCCTGGTCCACGGCCACGTCGACGATGACCGCGCCTTCCTTCATCAGCGGCAGCATGTCGCGGGTGATGAGGTTCGGAGTCTTCGCGCCGGGCAGCAGGACCGCGCCGATGACGAGATCGGCGCGCTGGACCATCTGGCGGATGTTGGGCTCGGTGGACATCATGGTGGTGATGCGGCCCTGGAAGACGTCGTCCAGGTACTGGAGGCGCTGGTGGGAAAGATCGAGGATGGTCACGCGCGCGCCCATGCCCATGGCGATGCGGGCGGCGTTGGTGCCGACAATGCCGCCGCCGAGGACGAGCACTTCGGCGGGATACACGCCGGGTACGCCGCCGAGCAGGATGCCCCGGCCGCCCTGGGTCTTTTCGAGATAATGCGCGCCGACCTGGGTGGCCATGCGTCCGGCGACTTCGGACATGGGGGTGAGCAGGGGCAGGGTGCCGTCGTCGGACTTGACGGTCTCGTAGGCGATGGCGGTGGTTCCGGCGTCGAGCAGGGCCTTGGTCAGTTCTTCGGCGGCGGCCAGATGCAGGTAGGTGAAAAGGATCATGTCCTTGCGCAGGTATTTGAACTCGCTTGCCAGCGGCTCCTTGACCTTGATGACCATCTTGGCGCTCCAGGCTTCCTCGGCGGAAACCATTTTTGCGCCTGCGGCAACGTATTCCTCGTCGGTCAGCCCGCTTCCCAGACCCGCGCCGACTTCGACGAGCACTTCGTTGCCCTGGCGGACCAGGGATTCGACCGCGCCGGGGGTCATGGCGACGCGGTTTTCCAGCGTTTTGATTTCCTTGGGGATACCGATAATCATCTGAAGCTCCTTTTCAAACTCTCCGCCCTCTCCGGCGGCTAAACGTTATTGAGTGAAGGTCTCGACCACGGCGTCGGGCAACAGCAGCCACTTGCGCCGGGATTTCATGACGACGAAGGATTCGGAGGCGTTGATTCCGCCCACCTGGGAAAGGTCCCGGTTCAGGAACGCATAGAGATCGTCCATGCCTTCCCGGCAGATGATCTCGACGATGATGTCGTACCGCCCGGTTACCACGGCGGCCCAGTTCACGCGGGGCAGTGCGCCGATCTGGTCCAGCTTTTCGCCGAGCTGTTCGTGGCTCATCAGGCTGATGCCTACCAGGGCCACGGTCAGCCCCTTGACGCGCATGGGGTTGACCAGCCCGGCCACTTTGAGCGCGCCCATCCGCATCAGGTTCTTCAGCCTGGAGCGGACCGTGGGCGCCGTCACGCCCGTGGCGGCTCCGATTTTGCCGGGCGAGAGCTGCCCGTCGCGGGTCAGTTCGGCCACCAGCCGCTTGTCTTGGGAATCCAATGAGTTTTTCATTTTTGTCAGTCCATGTTTTCGTTTTGGAAAGCGTGACAGTGTTGTTTTTACCTAAAAGTAAAAAAAGTTGTCAATTGTTTTTTGACAACCGAATGAAACGCTGTGGCTGACTGACCTGCCGTACCGCGCAAGGAGAAAGCCGCCGCTCGGGATGATTACCGTGGCGGGCGAACATGGCGTCGCGCCGCCGCTGTTGCGCGTTGCTTTTTGCCTGAATGCATTCTAGATTAAACGATGGTCCACGGTTCGGTACATTTTCATTTGTTTCCGGTCCTGCTGCTCGCCTTCTTGTCCCTGGCCGGTTTTTTGGACGAGGCGCGGGCCGAAGACGAGGCGTTGCGCATCGTCACCATTGAGCTGGGTGTTGGCGGGCGGCTGGAAGACGGGCATCCGATCGGTTTTTGCTATGATCTTGGCAACGCCCTTGCGCGCGAGGCCGGGTTCGAGCCGGAGAATCGGCTCGTGCCCCTGGCTCGCGGCGTGGAG from Pseudodesulfovibrio thermohalotolerans includes the following:
- the htpG gene encoding molecular chaperone HtpG; translated protein: MGRKTTHKFKAEISQLLDILVHSLYTNKEIFLRELISNASDALEKVRFKTQAEGNAEELAPEIRISCDADAKTLTVTDTGIGMTRDELMQNIGTIAHSGTAELARLAEEGKESLDSLIGRFGVGFYSVYMVADEVTVTTKSFDSEAKAVSWTSDGRTDYKLQDLDEDRPHGTEITLRLKDDEASQFTNEAHLKQIVKKHSNFINFPIYVGDERVNTIQALWREPKFQIKSEQYAEFYKFLTFDSEDPFDTLHTSVDAPVQFNALMFIPKDGGDPFGLGRENRGLDLYVRRVLIEKQNKDLLPEYLGFVKGVVDTEDLPLNISRETLQDNLLMRKISSTLVKQVLDHLTKMAKDDADRYAEFWRAHGELFKAGYMDFLNKDKFAGLVRFNSSSLDDDKALTSLADYISRAKEEQKEIYYAYGPSRQALSLSPHLEVFRRKHLEVLYLYEPIDEFVMDALREYEGYTLVSAEHADMAKLDKFESVEKEDKPEPLSDEQKSELDKLLARMKEALGDAVTEVKASTRLSESPVCLANPDGNVTSSMDKIMRVMSKDTSIPKKILEVNPDHPLVRNMLAIMERDESDPFIEQAANQLFESALLLEGYLTDPHALVGRVQDLLTKSSGWYVASGK
- the dgt gene encoding dGTP triphosphohydrolase, which gives rise to MGPETRMDWNKLLDTTRYGYKSDNKGSRSPFQRDVDRILFSDHFRRLARKTQVHPLNENDHIHSRLTHSLEVASVGKTLGELAGAFLEKRGELPDGLEPRDVGEAVQAACLAHDIGNPPFGHSGEEAIKDWFKGRKDDFGNLPEECLSDFTRFDGNAMAVRVLLSTGFHQSGISPTHAVLGALLKYPWSSLAAEKDKFSYFQTEADAMEKVAGALGLIPLDNRWSRPPLAYLTEAADDICYRIIDIEDATELDILDDWFMFESFAEYLDLATAPGERYDWVWKAHFRQRNSLLRAKLISAATDEAAAIFQTHYDDIMTGSFDKKSSLMEKSENGICRRIHDVYDNISGKIFFSRRKAILELGAQNALGRLLDQAMVDVDGFCDPELSPANKKIKTILGDEIIDAIPKDDKLCQYRVMMAIVDYVSGMTDHYATELCRKLLGMGY
- a CDS encoding flagellar biosynthesis anti-sigma factor FlgM, with product MKGYENRRGLSAGKMETEHVLDEFDEVCSGRHRDTAEERASKIARLKAEVNSGQYKPDVMDIARLLTSAMDPTL
- a CDS encoding PhoH family protein, with the translated sequence MAQKQFVLDTNVLIENPKSIVALRNGAENQIYIPYTVLGELDGLKKDPRIGHIVSQAVRAILEDEAVNIFPPDFAETLTDPVMDDRILKEILHVGPEDATLITNDRILQIKAKCYGIPSEEYRDSDPFRSESQRYTGFVEDGEEPVRNCFRWERGTPVFYGPEGAREISYTHEIWGVRPRSVYQNLALELMLCEGIDLVSIQSEAGYGKTFLSLAAALYLMLERKDNPYRKIYLVKPVVEIGAKMGYLPGDIEEKMLPYIKYIQDLLIKLHDIRPCNRIWLDPQGDSFKFNPKKLEVQPVAFLRGMNIENAVVIVDEMQNLSRGETRALLTRMGEGVKCICLGDTRQVDNPYLNEANNGLNWTVRKLKGYKNYAHMVLKGDRSRGPITDIVLKSKL
- a CDS encoding lytic transglycosylase domain-containing protein, giving the protein MHRRRTALPLLAGILFLCIALPGLSPFSVEARAGDVEMLAPMQTAAFPSLESAIRIKGPLRFCGEFVPLHLPEVRERLEKELLLMLWDRAQVILWLKRTGRYFPHIETVLRAGNMPDDLKFIAVIESALKPGAGSHRGARGVWQFIPSTAVNYGLTVDRFIDERRNFFFATRAAMAYFKDLHGQFGSWTLACAAYNMGEQGLERRIEKQEVDDYYRLHLPVETQRYVLRAIAAKLLLSDPSRYGFDLHPEDYYTPRRFDRVKLRTKHPAPLTLVAKAAGTYYKLIRDLNPQFLGEAVPSGQHVLFLPEGSAREFAERYHPLMAKYRETLKPGTYVVQQGDSLTGIARQHGMSLAQLCRLNKLGRRATIHPGQKLLVR
- the ald gene encoding alanine dehydrogenase; protein product: MIIGIPKEIKTLENRVAMTPGAVESLVRQGNEVLVEVGAGLGSGLTDEEYVAAGAKMVSAEEAWSAKMVIKVKEPLASEFKYLRKDMILFTYLHLAAAEELTKALLDAGTTAIAYETVKSDDGTLPLLTPMSEVAGRMATQVGAHYLEKTQGGRGILLGGVPGVYPAEVLVLGGGIVGTNAARIAMGMGARVTILDLSHQRLQYLDDVFQGRITTMMSTEPNIRQMVQRADLVIGAVLLPGAKTPNLITRDMLPLMKEGAVIVDVAVDQGGCIETTHATTHDNPTYVIDGVVHYGVANMPGAVPRTSTFALVNQTAPYALRLAAKGVDALKDDSGLALGLNTWDGKLTCPAVGAALDIESITPEEALARM
- a CDS encoding Lrp/AsnC family transcriptional regulator encodes the protein MKNSLDSQDKRLVAELTRDGQLSPGKIGAATGVTAPTVRSRLKNLMRMGALKVAGLVNPMRVKGLTVALVGISLMSHEQLGEKLDQIGALPRVNWAAVVTGRYDIIVEIICREGMDDLYAFLNRDLSQVGGINASESFVVMKSRRKWLLLPDAVVETFTQ